From the genome of Alosa alosa isolate M-15738 ecotype Scorff River chromosome 18, AALO_Geno_1.1, whole genome shotgun sequence, one region includes:
- the LOC125311685 gene encoding uncharacterized protein LOC125311685 isoform X1 — MFGGAKPAGTSRLAEMLWMKTESNPNSSSASSNAGPLVQVTFQKDPNRKKKYLESEPKALGCTQIVLAFFLVNAGLLNGSLWWSTVEIINGIFPIIAGSVAIAAQNLSLRTFRACLGLQVFTSIICGVTLLCMLGMLEDMHHHDPCRYWTYDEVNGTVYEACTMLLQVEDHYSAGTKVVLATILGISITLAAYCCKVIQCCSPAGFMPVITVNAPPAPEVRREDREGESPSDG, encoded by the exons ATGTTTGGTGGAGCAAAACCAGCGGGTACCTCGCGGCTTGCGGAGATGTTGTGGATGAAGACTG AGTCGAACCCAAATTCATCTTCAGCTTCAAGCAACGCAGGACCGCTAGTTCAAGTGACATTTCAAAAGGACCCGAACCGAAAAAAGAAATATCTGGAGTCCGAACCCAAAGCACTTGGG TGCACTCAGATTGTACTCGCATTCTTCCTGGTGAACGCTGGTCTCCTCAATGGGTCACTCTGGTGGAGTACTGTGGAAATCATAAATGGAATTTTT CCTATTATTGCTGGAAGTGTGGCCATTGCAGCACAGAATCTTTCCCTACGCACA TTTAGGGCCTGTTTGGGACTCCAGGTTTTCACCAGCATAATCTGTGGAGTCACCCTCCTGTGTATGCTTGGCATGTTAGAAGACATGCATCATCATGATCCTTGCCGTTATTGGACATATGATGAGGTTAACGGAACTGTCTACGAAGCATGTACAATGTTGTTG CAAGTTGAGGACCATTATTCCGCTGGGACCAAAGTGGTCTTGGCCACAATTCTCGGCATCTCTATCACCCTGGCGGCCTACTGCTGCAAAGTCATCCAGTGCTGTTCTCCAGCCGGTTTTATG CCTGTGATCACTGTGAACGCACCTCCGGCCCCCGAAgtgagaagagaagacagagagggagagagcccaAGCGACGGATAA
- the LOC125311685 gene encoding uncharacterized protein LOC125311685 isoform X2 encodes MEESNPNSSSASSNAGPLVQVTFQKDPNRKKKYLESEPKALGCTQIVLAFFLVNAGLLNGSLWWSTVEIINGIFPIIAGSVAIAAQNLSLRTFRACLGLQVFTSIICGVTLLCMLGMLEDMHHHDPCRYWTYDEVNGTVYEACTMLLQVEDHYSAGTKVVLATILGISITLAAYCCKVIQCCSPAGFMPVITVNAPPAPEVRREDREGESPSDG; translated from the exons ATGGAGG AGTCGAACCCAAATTCATCTTCAGCTTCAAGCAACGCAGGACCGCTAGTTCAAGTGACATTTCAAAAGGACCCGAACCGAAAAAAGAAATATCTGGAGTCCGAACCCAAAGCACTTGGG TGCACTCAGATTGTACTCGCATTCTTCCTGGTGAACGCTGGTCTCCTCAATGGGTCACTCTGGTGGAGTACTGTGGAAATCATAAATGGAATTTTT CCTATTATTGCTGGAAGTGTGGCCATTGCAGCACAGAATCTTTCCCTACGCACA TTTAGGGCCTGTTTGGGACTCCAGGTTTTCACCAGCATAATCTGTGGAGTCACCCTCCTGTGTATGCTTGGCATGTTAGAAGACATGCATCATCATGATCCTTGCCGTTATTGGACATATGATGAGGTTAACGGAACTGTCTACGAAGCATGTACAATGTTGTTG CAAGTTGAGGACCATTATTCCGCTGGGACCAAAGTGGTCTTGGCCACAATTCTCGGCATCTCTATCACCCTGGCGGCCTACTGCTGCAAAGTCATCCAGTGCTGTTCTCCAGCCGGTTTTATG CCTGTGATCACTGTGAACGCACCTCCGGCCCCCGAAgtgagaagagaagacagagagggagagagcccaAGCGACGGATAA